A genomic segment from Helicoverpa armigera isolate CAAS_96S chromosome 10, ASM3070526v1, whole genome shotgun sequence encodes:
- the Pld gene encoding phospholipase D2 isoform X2 produces MDTPTPAASGSGDCLQGFFPTMDSLSPGLDSDFDESLAVPESLSVIDADKVDNKEGNSSAPSQTTVPFKAVHYPPVKFSSVHRKVFIPGVEIKVRFIENERSVTTHLLNPNLYTIYLQHGEFNWTIKKRYKHILYLHQQLTLYRASLDIPFPTKTHKTRRASFKNTVDTEEKAERVALQAVPRSNSKRALRPRKRKGALPRFPKKPEVMVTYEGIQLRMKQLEEYLYNLLNISIYRNHHETVEFLEVSNLSFISELGSKGKEGMIMKRTGSTQPGQAGCNCFGLLGNMVCVRCNYFCTGLVCAKWQERWFFVKDTFFGYVRPRDGVVKAIMLFDQGFEVSSGMYSTGLNHGLQILNQSRQMVIKCWTKRKSKEWMQYLKAVANQTARDFTFPNLHHSFAPPRAATPVGTLVDGCAYLSAVADAMELAREEIFIADWWLSPEIYLKRPALNGSYWRLDTLLKRKAAQGVKIFIMLYKEVEMALGINSFYSKSRLASEYIKVFRHPDHAKAGVLFWAHHEKIVCVDQTVAFVGGIDLCYGRWDDHKHRLTDLGDEVQPKSLIRTKKKTSSSPGGGLYLPQANGLEAAMELAKSSKDLVISLNDATLKDDTQEEKKDSEQEVPETSETENIPKNLPVLEPGDQLLITSATQQPQPQDINRLESPEIQKRNVLDKITDRGKNIISILYPPYEEERNEQKFDDSERKKAEKYALSTDQILLTDALGIKPVEVSTRHVSQPTPLAQVVEGRVITEKTKEALEDIEGNSKLWIGKDYTNFIVKDFNNLDLPFVDLVDRNSTPRMPWHDVGVVVQGAAARDVARHFIQRWNAIKLEKARQNPNYPYLLPKAYIDIKPLHDLDKVLECDINNVSCQVLRSLSSWSGGFLDPDTVEQSIHEAYADTITRAQHYVYIENQFFITLSRSSLTVRNQIGEALYNRIMRAFRSGSTFRVFVVMPLLPGFEGEVGAPSGTSLHAVTHWNYQSICRSREAIITRLYESGVPDPFEYITFHGLRTHSVLGDEPVTELVYVHSKLLIADDKTIICGSANINDRSMIGKRDSEIAVLLQDEQFVDGTMNGEAFPCGRVAGALRKRLFREHLGLMGEDLDRAGISLDDPCCKEFYRNVWKATSKRNTDLYEDVFHTIPTDAVHSFAELKKYQEENQNLWNTDPALANRKIDLIQGYLVDMPLEFLCNETLTPRNTSMEGMMPTSLWT; encoded by the exons ATACACAATTTACTTACAACATGGCGAATTCAACTGGACGATCAAGAAGCGTTACAAACACATATTATACCTTCATCAACAACTTACCTTATACCGGGCTTCCCTCGATATTCCCTTCCCTACAAAAACCCATAAAACTAGGCGAGCTAGCTTTAAGAATACGGTGGATACTGAAGAAAAGGCTGAGAGGGTGGCATTGCAAGCAGTGCCTAGGAGTAATTCTAAGAGGGCATTGAGGCCTAGGAAGAGGAAAGGTGCTTTGCCTAG GTTCCCCAAAAAACCCGAAGTAATGGTGACATACGAAGGCATACAGCTAAGAATGAAGCAGCTAGAAGAGTACCTATACAACCTTCTGAACATCTCAATATACAGGAACCACCACGAAACG GTAGAATTCCTAGAAGTATCAAACCTATCATTTATATCTGAACTCGGCAGCAAAGGCAAGGAAGGCATGATAATGAAACGCACCGGCTCCACGCAGCCCGGCCAGGCGGGATGCAACTGCTTCGGCCTGCTCGGCAATATGGTTTGTGTGAG ATGCAATTACTTCTGCACGGGTTTAGTATGCGCGAAATGGCAAGAGCGATGGTTCTTCGTAAAAGATACTTTCTTTGGCTACGTGAGACCGAGAGATGGCGTCGTCAAGGCTATCATGTTGTTCGATCAGGG GTTTGAAGTATCAAGCGGCATGTACTCCACGGGATTGAACCACGGTTTGCAAATCCTGAACCAAAGTCGACAAATGGTGATCAAATGTTGGACCAAACGCAAGAGTAAGGAGTGGATGCAGTATCTTAAAGCTGTTGCTAATCAGACTG CTCGAGACTTCACATTCCCCAATCTCCACCACTCGTTCGCCCCGCCCCGCGCGGCCACCCCGGTCGGCACGCTGGTCGACGGCTGCGCGTACCTGTCAGCTGTCGCCGACGCCATGGAGCTGGCCAGGGAGGAGATCTTCATAGCCGACTGGTGGTTGAGCCCTGAGATATATCTCAAAAGACCTGCGCTGAACGGCAGTTATTGGCGACTTGATACGCTGTTGAAGAGGAAAGCT GCGCAaggagtaaaaatatttataatgctGTACAAAGAAGTGGAAATGGCGCTTGGTATCAACAGTTTCTACAGCAAAAGTAGATTAGCTAGCGAATATATTAAG gtttttagaCACCCGGACCACGCGAAAGCCGGAGTACTATTCTGGGCACATCACGAGAAGATCGTGTGCGTCGACCAGACCGTCGCGTTTGTAGGGGGCATCGACCTGTGCTACGGACGGTGGGATGATCATAAACATAG ACTAACAGACCTCGGTGACGAGGTACAACCCAAAAGTCTAATACGAACGAAGAAGAAAACGTCCAGCTCTCCCGGCGGCGGCCTGTACCTCCCGCAGGCTAACGGACTCGAAGCTGCCATGGAACTCGCTAAGAGCTCCAAGGATCTAGTCATCAGTTTAAACGA CGCAACACTAAAAGACGACActcaagaagaaaaaaaagataGCGAACAAGAAGTACCTGAAACAAGCGAAACAGAAAACATTCCAAAGAACCTTCCAGTCCTAGAACCAGGAGACCAGCTCCTCATCACATCCGCAACGCAACAGCCACAGCCACAAGACATCAACAGACTCGAATCACCCGAAATACAAAAACGGAATGTTCTAGACAAAATTACGGACAGAGGAAAAAACATCATCAGCATACTTTACCCTCCTTATGAAGAAGAAAGAAATGAACAGAAATTCGATGATTCGGAAAGAAAGAAAGCTGAGAAATATGCTCTTTCTACTGATCAGATATTGTTAACTGATGCTTTAGGGATAAAGCCGGTGGAAGTTTCGACGAGGCATGTGAGTCAACCGACCCCGTTGGCTCAAGTTGTCGAAGGAAGGGTGATTACTGAGAAAACTAAGGAAGCGTTAGAGGATATAGAAGGGAACTCGAAACTGTGGATAGGGAAAGATTATACCAATTTTATTGTTAAGGACTTTAATAATTTAGATCTGCCTTTTGTAG ACTTAGTGGACAGGAATTCAACTCCTCGCATGCCTTGGCATGACGTAGGCGTGGTGGTGcagggcgcggcggcgcgggacgTGGCGCGGCACTTCATACAGCGGTGGAATGCTATCAAGCTGGAGAAGGCTAG ACAAAACCCAAACTACCCTTACTTGCTGCCGAAAGCGTACATCGACATCAAACCTCTTCACGATCTGGACAAAGTGCTCGAATGTGACATCAACAACGTGTCTTGTCag GTACTCCGGAGCCTATCGAGTTGGTCGGGAGGCTTCTTAGACCCCGACACAGTGGAACAGAGCATACATGAAGCGTATGCCGATACTATTACAAGGGCACAACACTATGTTTATATTGAAAACCAGTTCTTTATTACTCTGTCGAGGTCCAGTCTTACTGTGAGGAATCAG ATAGGCGAGGCGCTATACAACCGTATAATGCGAGCGTTTCGGTCGGGCTCGACGTTCCGCGTGTTCGTGGTGATGCCGCTGCTGCCCGGGTTCGAGGGGGAAGTGGGGGCGCCGTCCGGCACCTCGCTACATGCTGTCACGCATTGGAACTATCAGAGTATTTGCCG GAGTCGCGAAGCCATAATCACCCGTCTCTACGAATCCGGCGTCCCCGACCCCTTCGAGTACATCACCTTCCACGGTCTACGAACTCACTCAGTACTGGGTGACGAACCGGTCACCGAGCTGGTATATGTGCACTCCAAGTTACTGATAGCTGATGACAAGACGATCATATGTGGAAGTGCTAATATTAATGATAGGTCCATGATTGGGAAGAGGGATTCGGAGATTGCTGTGCTTTTGCAG GACGAGCAATTCGTAGACGGCACAATGAACGGCGAAGCATTTCCGTGCGGCCGCGTGGCAGGCGCCCTGCGCAAGCGACTCTTCCGCGAACACCTGGGGCTCATGGGGGAAGACCTGGACAGGGCAGGGATATCGCTAGACGATCCCTGCTGTAAGGAGTTCTATAGAAACGTGTGGAAAGCCACTTCGAAAAGGAACACTGATTTGTATGAAGAT GTGTTCCACACAATACCAACAGACGCAGTACACTCATTCGCCGAACTAAAGAAATATCAAGAAGAAAACCAAAACCTTTGGAACACAGACCCAGCCCTCGCCAACAGAAAGATAGACTTAATCCAAGGTTACCTAGTAGATATGCCTCTAGAGTTCCTCTGCAACGAAACCCTGACTCCAAGAAACACGTCTATGGAAGGCATGATGCCAACCTCACTTTGGACTTAG